Proteins encoded together in one Streptomyces sp. B1I3 window:
- a CDS encoding LysR family transcriptional regulator, whose amino-acid sequence MVLLLAVARHGSLGRAARDIGITQPAASSRIRSMERQLGVALLDRSPRGSRLTDEGALVTDWARRVVEAAEAFDAGAQALRDRRDSRLRVAASMTIAEYLLPGWLIALRAERPGTAVSLLAGNSAAVALRLLTGEADLGFVEGLSVPEGLDGTVIAHDRLVVVVAPSHPWARRRTRLMPGELAATPLILREHGSGTRQVLDAALAVHGGLARPLLELSSTTAVKGAAESGAGPCVLSELALGEELSARRLVKVPVEGVRLRRQLRAVWPAGHRPAGPARDLLSLTVPPAGPGRA is encoded by the coding sequence ATGGTGCTGCTGCTCGCCGTCGCCCGGCACGGGAGCCTCGGACGGGCGGCCCGGGACATCGGCATCACGCAGCCCGCTGCCTCCAGCCGCATCCGGTCGATGGAGCGGCAGCTGGGCGTCGCGCTGCTGGACCGCTCGCCGCGCGGCTCCCGGCTGACCGACGAGGGAGCCCTGGTCACGGACTGGGCGCGCCGGGTCGTCGAGGCCGCCGAGGCGTTCGACGCGGGAGCCCAGGCGCTGCGGGACCGCCGTGACTCCCGGCTGCGGGTCGCCGCGAGCATGACGATCGCGGAGTACCTGCTGCCCGGCTGGCTGATCGCGCTGCGGGCCGAGCGCCCCGGTACCGCCGTCTCGCTCCTCGCGGGCAACTCGGCCGCGGTGGCACTGCGGCTGCTGACCGGTGAGGCGGACCTGGGCTTCGTCGAGGGACTGTCCGTACCGGAAGGGCTCGACGGCACGGTCATCGCGCACGACCGGCTCGTCGTCGTGGTCGCCCCCTCCCATCCGTGGGCCCGCCGCAGGACCCGGCTGATGCCGGGGGAGCTCGCCGCCACACCGCTGATCCTGCGGGAACACGGCTCGGGCACGCGGCAGGTCCTGGACGCCGCCCTGGCGGTGCACGGAGGGCTGGCGCGCCCCCTGCTCGAACTCTCCTCGACGACCGCGGTCAAGGGCGCGGCGGAGAGCGGGGCCGGTCCCTGCGTGCTGAGCGAACTGGCCCTCGGCGAGGAGCTCTCCGCCCGCCGCCTGGTCAAGGTCCCGGTCGAGGGCGTCCGGCTGCGGCGCCAGCTGCGCGCGGTCTGGCCGGCCGGCCACCGGCCCGCCGGACCGGCCCGCGACCTGCTCTCCCTGACGGTCCCCCCGGCGGGGCCGGGCCGCGCCTGA
- a CDS encoding TDT family transporter: MATIPRIRPVALAPAPAPLPLPSLRHIGPNWYATVMGTAVVASAGAALPVHVPGLRGACVAVWLLSAVLLAGVLVARAGHWVFHRDQARAHLLDPAVAPFYGCLSMALLAVGAGTAAVGRDVIGHPAAVATGAVLFTAGTVSGLVVAVAVPYLMVVRHRPAPGTASPVWLLPLVAPMVSAAVGPLLVPELPPGQWREALLLACYAMFGLSLLATLAVVPLILGRLIHHGPLPLALTPALFLVLGPLGQSTTAVNQLADVAPDAIRTPYASAFGAFAVVYGVPVMGFALLWLALSVAMVVRAARRGMPFTMTWWGFTFPVGTCVTGAAGLARHTGLTALTWLAVALYALLVTAWAVAGARTLRGVIGGTLLAPPRPPCPVAGAAT; encoded by the coding sequence ATGGCCACCATTCCGCGGATCCGGCCCGTCGCCCTCGCACCGGCCCCCGCCCCGCTCCCACTCCCCTCCCTCCGGCACATCGGCCCGAACTGGTACGCGACGGTCATGGGCACCGCCGTCGTCGCGAGCGCCGGCGCCGCGCTGCCCGTCCACGTCCCGGGCCTGCGGGGTGCCTGCGTCGCGGTGTGGCTCCTGTCCGCCGTGCTGCTCGCCGGGGTCCTCGTGGCCCGCGCCGGACACTGGGTCTTCCACCGCGACCAGGCCCGCGCACACCTCCTGGACCCCGCCGTCGCCCCGTTCTACGGCTGCCTGTCCATGGCGCTGCTCGCGGTGGGCGCCGGTACGGCGGCCGTCGGCCGGGACGTCATCGGCCACCCGGCGGCCGTCGCCACGGGCGCGGTGCTCTTCACGGCGGGCACGGTGAGCGGCCTCGTCGTCGCCGTGGCCGTCCCGTACCTCATGGTCGTACGTCACCGCCCGGCACCCGGCACCGCCTCGCCGGTCTGGCTGCTGCCCCTGGTGGCCCCGATGGTCTCCGCCGCGGTCGGCCCCCTCCTCGTACCCGAGCTGCCGCCCGGCCAGTGGCGCGAGGCGCTGCTGCTGGCCTGTTACGCGATGTTCGGGCTGTCCCTGCTGGCGACCCTGGCCGTCGTGCCCCTGATCCTCGGACGACTGATCCACCACGGGCCACTGCCACTCGCGCTGACCCCGGCGCTCTTCCTGGTGCTCGGCCCGCTCGGCCAGTCCACGACCGCCGTCAACCAGTTGGCCGATGTGGCGCCGGACGCGATCAGGACGCCCTACGCCTCGGCGTTCGGCGCGTTCGCCGTGGTCTACGGGGTGCCGGTGATGGGCTTCGCGCTGCTGTGGCTGGCACTGTCCGTCGCGATGGTGGTGCGCGCGGCGCGGCGGGGCATGCCGTTCACGATGACGTGGTGGGGCTTCACGTTCCCGGTCGGCACGTGCGTCACCGGCGCGGCGGGACTGGCCCGGCACACGGGGCTGACCGCGCTCACCTGGCTGGCCGTGGCGCTCTACGCCCTGCTGGTGACCGCCTGGGCCGTGGCGGGCGCGAGGACGCTGCGCGGGGTGATCGGCGGAACGCTGCTCGCGCCGCCGCGACCGCCGTGTCCGGTGGCCGGCGCCGCGACCTGA
- a CDS encoding helix-turn-helix domain-containing protein, which yields MDDKEALRVGAAVRRRRRTLGLTLAAVAGRSGLSVPFLSQIENERARPSPRSLDRVAEALETTTERLRAAADSARAVDVVRADGDDGVRRLVRGRHQLSALEFVGEQDLGREFQHRNDELMYVVEGAVEVEAEGRAYRLGRGDTLFLSGGVRHRWRATVTDTRLLVVAVAEHIDATYDTRR from the coding sequence ATGGACGACAAGGAAGCCCTTCGAGTGGGTGCCGCGGTGCGCCGTCGGCGCAGGACCCTCGGCCTCACGCTGGCCGCGGTGGCCGGGCGCAGTGGCCTGTCCGTACCGTTCCTCAGCCAGATCGAGAACGAACGGGCCAGACCCAGCCCCCGGTCCCTGGACCGGGTGGCCGAGGCGCTGGAGACCACCACCGAGCGACTGCGGGCGGCGGCCGACTCGGCGCGCGCCGTGGACGTCGTACGGGCGGACGGCGATGACGGGGTACGCCGGCTGGTGCGTGGCCGCCACCAGCTGAGCGCCCTCGAATTCGTGGGCGAGCAGGACCTCGGACGGGAGTTCCAGCACCGCAACGACGAGTTGATGTACGTCGTGGAGGGCGCCGTCGAGGTCGAGGCCGAGGGCCGGGCCTACCGGCTGGGCCGCGGCGACACGCTCTTCCTCTCGGGCGGGGTCCGCCACCGGTGGCGGGCGACCGTCACGGACACCCGGCTGCTCGTCGTCGCGGTCGCCGAGCACATCGACGCCACCTACGACACCCGCCGCTGA